A stretch of the Vanacampus margaritifer isolate UIUO_Vmar chromosome 6, RoL_Vmar_1.0, whole genome shotgun sequence genome encodes the following:
- the mpi gene encoding mannose-6-phosphate isomerase isoform X1: MEEVRVFPLTCAVQNYAWGKVGLDSEVAKLVLGGDPLAVIEDGEPYAELWMGAHPKGDAQIKDNRIAQTTLGQWIAHFPACLGSKVKDTFQGQLPFLFKVLSVNTALSIQAHPNRELAARLHAQFPEHYPDNNHKPEMAIALTHFQGLCGFRPVEEILGFLKSVPEFRALVGNDAAEELRCGAGDAGRTRQALKKCFTRMMNCEKKVFVDQLNMLVKRVTGEGVAGKDTASSNGELLLRLHSQYPGDIGCFSIYFLNHVLLDPNQAIFLGANEPHAYLYGDCIECMACSDNTVRAGLTPKYIDVNTLCQMLNYSPSPSTAKIFPPVQDTSDPCVTVYDPPVPDFTVMRIQVPSATKQYTVAPVDSASILLVVEGDATASSAAALSDVSLRRGSVLFVSANESVLLRMASPSGVTMFRACCLL, translated from the exons ATGGAGGAAGTAAGAG TGTTTCCCCTGACCTGTGCGGTGCAGAACTATGCATGGGGAAAGGTGGGACTGGACAGCGAAGTGGCCAAACTGGTGCTTGGCGGGGACCCATTGGCCGTCATCGAGGATGGTGAGCCTTACGCAGAG CTGTGGATGGGCGCCCACCCAAAGGGTGACGCCCAGATCAAAGACAACCGGATCGCGCAGACCACGCTGGGTCAGTGGATCGCCCACTTCCCAGCATGTCTGGGCTCCAAGGTCAAGGACACCTTCCAGGGCCAACTACCCTTCCTCTTCAAAGTGCTCTCCGTTAACACCGCCTTGTCCATACAGGCGCACCCCAACAGA GAGTTAGCCGCTCGTCTCCACGCTCAGTTTCCGGAGCACTACCCGGACAACAACCACAAGCCCGAGATGGCCATCGCTCTCACACACTTCCAAGGCCTCTGCGGCTTCAGACCAGTGGAGGAGATCCTCGGATTCCTCAAGT CTGTACCGGAGTTTCGCGCTCTGGTGGGCAACGACGCGGCCGAGGAGCTGCGCTGCGGCGCGGGAGACGCCGGACGGACCAGGCAGGCGCTGAAGAAGTGTTTCACCAGGATGATGAACTGCGAGAAGAAAGTGTTTGTGGATCAACTCAACATGCTGGTCAAGAGAGTCACTGGAGAAG GCGTGGCAGGCAAGGACACAGCGAGTAGTAACGGCGAGCTGTTGCTCCGCCTCCATTCCCAGTACCCCGGCGACATCGGCTGCTTCTCCATCTACTTCCTCAACCACGTGCTCTTGGATCCCAACCAGGCCATATTCCTTGGCGCGAATGAGCCTCACGCGTACCTGTACGGAG ATTGCATCGAGTGCATGGCGTGCTCCGACAACACGGTGCGAGCCGGCCTGACCCCGAAGTACATCGACGTCAACACGCTTTGCCAGATGCTCAACTACAGCCCGAGCCCTTCCACCGCCAAGATTTTCCCGCCAGTTCAGGACACCTCGGACCCTTGCGTCACCGTCTACGACCCCCCCGTGCCTGACTTCACCGTCATGAGGATACAG GTGCCGAGCGCCACGAAGCAGTACACGGTGGCGCCCGTCGACAGCGCCAGCATTCTGCTGGTCGTCGAAGGCGACGCCACCGCCAGCTCAGCCGCCGCGCTGTCTGACGTCAGCCTGAGGCGCGgcagtgttttgtttgtgtcgGCCAACGAGAGCGTTCTGCTTCGCATGGCCTCGCCGTCAGGTGTGACCATGTTTCGGGCCTGCTGCCTCCTGTAA
- the mpi gene encoding mannose-6-phosphate isomerase isoform X2 — MHGERWDWTAKWPNWCLAGTHWPSSRMLWMGAHPKGDAQIKDNRIAQTTLGQWIAHFPACLGSKVKDTFQGQLPFLFKVLSVNTALSIQAHPNRELAARLHAQFPEHYPDNNHKPEMAIALTHFQGLCGFRPVEEILGFLKSVPEFRALVGNDAAEELRCGAGDAGRTRQALKKCFTRMMNCEKKVFVDQLNMLVKRVTGEGVAGKDTASSNGELLLRLHSQYPGDIGCFSIYFLNHVLLDPNQAIFLGANEPHAYLYGDCIECMACSDNTVRAGLTPKYIDVNTLCQMLNYSPSPSTAKIFPPVQDTSDPCVTVYDPPVPDFTVMRIQVPSATKQYTVAPVDSASILLVVEGDATASSAAALSDVSLRRGSVLFVSANESVLLRMASPSGVTMFRACCLL, encoded by the exons ATGCATGGGGAAAGGTGGGACTGGACAGCGAAGTGGCCAAACTGGTGCTTGGCGGGGACCCATTGGCCGTCATCGAGGATG CTGTGGATGGGCGCCCACCCAAAGGGTGACGCCCAGATCAAAGACAACCGGATCGCGCAGACCACGCTGGGTCAGTGGATCGCCCACTTCCCAGCATGTCTGGGCTCCAAGGTCAAGGACACCTTCCAGGGCCAACTACCCTTCCTCTTCAAAGTGCTCTCCGTTAACACCGCCTTGTCCATACAGGCGCACCCCAACAGA GAGTTAGCCGCTCGTCTCCACGCTCAGTTTCCGGAGCACTACCCGGACAACAACCACAAGCCCGAGATGGCCATCGCTCTCACACACTTCCAAGGCCTCTGCGGCTTCAGACCAGTGGAGGAGATCCTCGGATTCCTCAAGT CTGTACCGGAGTTTCGCGCTCTGGTGGGCAACGACGCGGCCGAGGAGCTGCGCTGCGGCGCGGGAGACGCCGGACGGACCAGGCAGGCGCTGAAGAAGTGTTTCACCAGGATGATGAACTGCGAGAAGAAAGTGTTTGTGGATCAACTCAACATGCTGGTCAAGAGAGTCACTGGAGAAG GCGTGGCAGGCAAGGACACAGCGAGTAGTAACGGCGAGCTGTTGCTCCGCCTCCATTCCCAGTACCCCGGCGACATCGGCTGCTTCTCCATCTACTTCCTCAACCACGTGCTCTTGGATCCCAACCAGGCCATATTCCTTGGCGCGAATGAGCCTCACGCGTACCTGTACGGAG ATTGCATCGAGTGCATGGCGTGCTCCGACAACACGGTGCGAGCCGGCCTGACCCCGAAGTACATCGACGTCAACACGCTTTGCCAGATGCTCAACTACAGCCCGAGCCCTTCCACCGCCAAGATTTTCCCGCCAGTTCAGGACACCTCGGACCCTTGCGTCACCGTCTACGACCCCCCCGTGCCTGACTTCACCGTCATGAGGATACAG GTGCCGAGCGCCACGAAGCAGTACACGGTGGCGCCCGTCGACAGCGCCAGCATTCTGCTGGTCGTCGAAGGCGACGCCACCGCCAGCTCAGCCGCCGCGCTGTCTGACGTCAGCCTGAGGCGCGgcagtgttttgtttgtgtcgGCCAACGAGAGCGTTCTGCTTCGCATGGCCTCGCCGTCAGGTGTGACCATGTTTCGGGCCTGCTGCCTCCTGTAA
- the mpi gene encoding mannose-6-phosphate isomerase isoform X3 yields MGAHPKGDAQIKDNRIAQTTLGQWIAHFPACLGSKVKDTFQGQLPFLFKVLSVNTALSIQAHPNRELAARLHAQFPEHYPDNNHKPEMAIALTHFQGLCGFRPVEEILGFLKSVPEFRALVGNDAAEELRCGAGDAGRTRQALKKCFTRMMNCEKKVFVDQLNMLVKRVTGEGVAGKDTASSNGELLLRLHSQYPGDIGCFSIYFLNHVLLDPNQAIFLGANEPHAYLYGDCIECMACSDNTVRAGLTPKYIDVNTLCQMLNYSPSPSTAKIFPPVQDTSDPCVTVYDPPVPDFTVMRIQVPSATKQYTVAPVDSASILLVVEGDATASSAAALSDVSLRRGSVLFVSANESVLLRMASPSGVTMFRACCLL; encoded by the exons ATGGGCGCCCACCCAAAGGGTGACGCCCAGATCAAAGACAACCGGATCGCGCAGACCACGCTGGGTCAGTGGATCGCCCACTTCCCAGCATGTCTGGGCTCCAAGGTCAAGGACACCTTCCAGGGCCAACTACCCTTCCTCTTCAAAGTGCTCTCCGTTAACACCGCCTTGTCCATACAGGCGCACCCCAACAGA GAGTTAGCCGCTCGTCTCCACGCTCAGTTTCCGGAGCACTACCCGGACAACAACCACAAGCCCGAGATGGCCATCGCTCTCACACACTTCCAAGGCCTCTGCGGCTTCAGACCAGTGGAGGAGATCCTCGGATTCCTCAAGT CTGTACCGGAGTTTCGCGCTCTGGTGGGCAACGACGCGGCCGAGGAGCTGCGCTGCGGCGCGGGAGACGCCGGACGGACCAGGCAGGCGCTGAAGAAGTGTTTCACCAGGATGATGAACTGCGAGAAGAAAGTGTTTGTGGATCAACTCAACATGCTGGTCAAGAGAGTCACTGGAGAAG GCGTGGCAGGCAAGGACACAGCGAGTAGTAACGGCGAGCTGTTGCTCCGCCTCCATTCCCAGTACCCCGGCGACATCGGCTGCTTCTCCATCTACTTCCTCAACCACGTGCTCTTGGATCCCAACCAGGCCATATTCCTTGGCGCGAATGAGCCTCACGCGTACCTGTACGGAG ATTGCATCGAGTGCATGGCGTGCTCCGACAACACGGTGCGAGCCGGCCTGACCCCGAAGTACATCGACGTCAACACGCTTTGCCAGATGCTCAACTACAGCCCGAGCCCTTCCACCGCCAAGATTTTCCCGCCAGTTCAGGACACCTCGGACCCTTGCGTCACCGTCTACGACCCCCCCGTGCCTGACTTCACCGTCATGAGGATACAG GTGCCGAGCGCCACGAAGCAGTACACGGTGGCGCCCGTCGACAGCGCCAGCATTCTGCTGGTCGTCGAAGGCGACGCCACCGCCAGCTCAGCCGCCGCGCTGTCTGACGTCAGCCTGAGGCGCGgcagtgttttgtttgtgtcgGCCAACGAGAGCGTTCTGCTTCGCATGGCCTCGCCGTCAGGTGTGACCATGTTTCGGGCCTGCTGCCTCCTGTAA
- the LOC144053414 gene encoding three-prime repair exonuclease 1-like isoform X1, translated as MQTSAADGSSQQTIVFFDLETTGLGGVKPGLRGFGWSESSLDVMRVSSSSGPTCQLVQLAAVSGSRSLNLYTVPRCRMEPGAAKVTGLRVRRRQLFLHRRPVPTSPLQDVLLSFIAFLRALGRPLLAGHNIRRFDCRLLARALDETGLRTQFEGSVAGCVDTLPLAREVLKDCGMRSFKQEYLVKELMGVDYKAHDALEDVRSLQTLYYVLQPKPEVAARCTFSLSDVQEVVKEAAGDPKAKQCLLPGQRLLWQHLERPVKDTDGNAT; from the exons ATGCAGACGTCGGCGGCAGATGGCTCCTCGCAGCAGACGATTGTTTTCTTCGACTTGGAGACAACTGGACTAG gcggggtCAAGCCAGGTTTACGTGGTTTTGGTTGGTCAGAATCGTCATTGGACGTTATGCGGGTGTCGTCATCATCAGGTCCGACGTGCCAGCTGGTTCAGCTGGCAGCGGTGAGCGGAAGCCGCTCTCTCAACCTCTACACGGTTCCTCGCTGTCGAATGGAACCGGGCGCCGCCAAAGTGACGGGCCTCAGGGTTCGGCGGCGCCAGCTCTTCCTCCACCGCCGCCCCGTCCCCACCAGCCCCCTACAGGACGTGCTGCTTTCCTTCATCGCCTTCCTGCGAGCGCTGGGACGCCCCCTGCTGGCGGGCCACAACATCCGCCGCTTCGACTGCCGGCTGCTGGCCCGAGCCTTGGACGAGACTGGCCTCCGGACGCAGTTCGAAGGTTCCGTCGCCGGCTGCGTGGACACGCTGCCGCTGGCCCGGGAGGTTCTGAAGGATTGCGGCATGCGCAGCTTCAAGCAGGAGTACCTGGTGAAGGAGCTGATGGGCGTGGACTACAAGGCTCACGACGCTTTGGAGGACGTGCGCTCTTTGCAGACGCTTTACTACGTGCTGCAACCCAAGCCGGAGGTGGCCGCACGCTGCACGTTCAGTCTGAGTGACGTCCAGGAGGTCGTCAAGGAGGCGGCCGGAGATCCCAAAGCCAAGCAATGTCTGCTGCCAGGACAGCGCCTCCTTTGGCAGCACCTGGAACGACCGGTGAAGGACACGGACGGGAACGCCACATAG
- the LOC144053414 gene encoding uncharacterized protein LOC144053414 isoform X2, which yields MQTSAADGSSQQTIVFFDLETTGLGPTCQLVQLAAVSGSRSLNLYTVPRCRMEPGAAKVTGLRVRRRQLFLHRRPVPTSPLQDVLLSFIAFLRALGRPLLAGHNIRRFDCRLLARALDETGLRTQFEGSVAGCVDTLPLAREVLKDCGMRSFKQEYLVKELMGVDYKAHDALEDVRSLQTLYYVLQPKPEVAARCTFSLSDVQEVVKEAAGDPKAKQCLLPGQRLLWQHLERPVKDTDGNAT from the exons ATGCAGACGTCGGCGGCAGATGGCTCCTCGCAGCAGACGATTGTTTTCTTCGACTTGGAGACAACTGGACTAG GTCCGACGTGCCAGCTGGTTCAGCTGGCAGCGGTGAGCGGAAGCCGCTCTCTCAACCTCTACACGGTTCCTCGCTGTCGAATGGAACCGGGCGCCGCCAAAGTGACGGGCCTCAGGGTTCGGCGGCGCCAGCTCTTCCTCCACCGCCGCCCCGTCCCCACCAGCCCCCTACAGGACGTGCTGCTTTCCTTCATCGCCTTCCTGCGAGCGCTGGGACGCCCCCTGCTGGCGGGCCACAACATCCGCCGCTTCGACTGCCGGCTGCTGGCCCGAGCCTTGGACGAGACTGGCCTCCGGACGCAGTTCGAAGGTTCCGTCGCCGGCTGCGTGGACACGCTGCCGCTGGCCCGGGAGGTTCTGAAGGATTGCGGCATGCGCAGCTTCAAGCAGGAGTACCTGGTGAAGGAGCTGATGGGCGTGGACTACAAGGCTCACGACGCTTTGGAGGACGTGCGCTCTTTGCAGACGCTTTACTACGTGCTGCAACCCAAGCCGGAGGTGGCCGCACGCTGCACGTTCAGTCTGAGTGACGTCCAGGAGGTCGTCAAGGAGGCGGCCGGAGATCCCAAAGCCAAGCAATGTCTGCTGCCAGGACAGCGCCTCCTTTGGCAGCACCTGGAACGACCGGTGAAGGACACGGACGGGAACGCCACATAG